In Novosphingobium kaempferiae, the DNA window GGCTTCATCATCCATCGTGCCGGCAACGGTATCGCCGTAGAGGATCATGTCGGTATGCGCCGCGCCCGAGGGGATCATCGGGAAGCAGTTGGTTTCCTTGTGGACCAGACAGTCGACAATCACCGGGCCGGGATAGTCGATCATCGCCTGGATGCCCACGTCGAGTTCGCTCTCGTTCTCGATGCGGATGCCCTTCCAGCCGTAGGCTTCGGCCAGCTTCACAAAGTCCGGCAGGCTGTCCGAGTACGAGTTGGAATAGCGGCTCTCGTAAGTGAGCTCCTGCCACTGGCGGACCATGCCCATCCACTCGTTGTTGAGGATGAACACCTTGACCGGCAGGCGGTACTGCGTGGCGGTGCCCAGTTCCTGGATGTTCATCTGGATAGAGGCGTCGCCCGCGATGTCGATGACCAGGCTGTCCGGGTTGCCGCACTGAGCGCCGATCGCGGCGGGCAGGCCGTAGCCCATGGTGCCGAGACCGCCCGAGGTCAGCCACTTGTTGGGTGAGAAGAACGGGAAGTACTGCGCCGCCCACATCTGGTGCTGGCCGACCTCCGTCGAGATCACCGGATCCTTGGCCTTGGTCAGCTCGTAAAGACGCTCGACTGCCAACTGCGGCATGATAGCCTGCGCGTTCGAAGGGTAGGCGAGGCTCTTGCGCTCACGCCAGCCATCGACGCGCGCCTTCCATGCGGTGAGATCCTGCGGCTTGCGGCTCCCCCACTCGGCCAGCATCTGATCGAGCACGGTCGCGCAGTCGCCGATAATCGGCAGATCGACCTGAACCGTCTTGTTGATCGATGCGCGGTCGATGTCGATGTGGATCTTTTCCGAGTTCGGCGCGAAGGCGTCGAGGCGGCCGGTTACACGGTCATCGAAGCGGGCGCCGACGCAGACGATCAGATCCGCCTGGTTCATCGCCATGTTGGCTTCGAAAGTACCGTGCATACCCAGCATGCCCAGCCAGTCAGCATGGTCGGCCGGGAAGGCGCCGAGACCCATCAGCGTCGAAGTGACGGGCGCGCCGGTCTTCGCCTGCAGCTCACGCAGAAGTGCCGTCGCACGCGGGCCGGAGTTGATGACGCCGCCGCCAGTGTAGAACACCGGAGCCTTGGCATTGGCCAGCATCTCGACCGCGCGCTTGATTTCCTCCGAGGTTCCCTCGGTGCGCGGGTTGTAGCGCTGATGGCGCTGGATCGGGCCGTCGCTCCATGTGGCCAGGGCGATCTGCACATCCTTGGGGATGTCGATCAGCACCGGGCCGGGGCGGCCGGTAGTGGCGATCTGGAACGCCTCGTCGACGATCGCGGCGAGGTCGGCTGGGTCTTTCACTAGGTAATTGTGCTTGGTGCAGTGGCGCGAGATGCCGACCGTGTCGGCTTCCTGGAATGCATCCGAGCCGATCAGCGCGGTCGGAACCTGTCCGGTGATGACAACGAGCGGAATCGAATCGAGGAAGGCATCGGCGATGCCGGTGATCGCATTTGTC includes these proteins:
- the ilvB gene encoding biosynthetic-type acetolactate synthase large subunit, which gives rise to MSEERSGASILVESLVRQGVEFVFGYPGGAVLPIYDALFGDERLRHILVRHEAGAAHAAEGYARSTGKPGVVLVTSGPGATNAITGIADAFLDSIPLVVITGQVPTALIGSDAFQEADTVGISRHCTKHNYLVKDPADLAAIVDEAFQIATTGRPGPVLIDIPKDVQIALATWSDGPIQRHQRYNPRTEGTSEEIKRAVEMLANAKAPVFYTGGGVINSGPRATALLRELQAKTGAPVTSTLMGLGAFPADHADWLGMLGMHGTFEANMAMNQADLIVCVGARFDDRVTGRLDAFAPNSEKIHIDIDRASINKTVQVDLPIIGDCATVLDQMLAEWGSRKPQDLTAWKARVDGWRERKSLAYPSNAQAIMPQLAVERLYELTKAKDPVISTEVGQHQMWAAQYFPFFSPNKWLTSGGLGTMGYGLPAAIGAQCGNPDSLVIDIAGDASIQMNIQELGTATQYRLPVKVFILNNEWMGMVRQWQELTYESRYSNSYSDSLPDFVKLAEAYGWKGIRIENESELDVGIQAMIDYPGPVIVDCLVHKETNCFPMIPSGAAHTDMILYGDTVAGTMDDEAKALV